In Sphingomonas sp. KC8, the sequence GGCGCGTTCCTGGGCGGCCTCGTGTTCACGGGCGGATCAATCAACAGTGCGCCGCTGACGGTATATTCGTTCCTGGTGTCGCTGGTTGGCGCGATCATCCTGCTGGCGATCGTCAATCTGGTGCGTCGCGGCAGCGTTCGCTGAACCCGAAGCCAGTCGCCACTGGCCGATAAAAAGGGGCCGCGCCATATCTATTGGCGCGGCCCCATTTTTTTTGCCTTATTCCAGTTCGAAGCTGACCGTCACCGAAACGCTCAACTTCTGTTCGCCAGCTTCGACCGCGGTATCGGCGGCCTTTTCGGCGCGCATCGCCATCACGGGCATGGGCATGGGCGGCTGGTAGTTCCCGCCCTGTTCGCTGATCGCCAATATCCGCTTCACCTTCAGCCCGGCTGCCGCGGCATAAAGCGTGGCGCGGCTGCGTGCCGTGCGGATGGCCGCCGTGCGGGCTTCGTCGAGCGCGGCTTCGGGCTGATCGACCGAAAAACTGGGCCCGTTGATCTGATTCGCACCTTGGGCAACCAGCGCGTCAAGGATCGCCCCTGATCGTTTGACGTCCCGGAAACGGACGCTGACCTGGTTCGACGCCTGGTAACCGGTGATCACCGGCGGCATGTTTTCGCCGTAACGATATTGCGGATTGAGGTTGAGCACGCTCGTCTGAATATCGCGATCGGCGACGCCGGCCTTCTTGAGTGCGGCGACGACACCGGCCATCCGCTTTGCATTGTCGGCCATTGCCGCCCCGGCGGTTGCCGCCTGCGATACCACGCCGGCGCTGATCGTCGCGACGTCGGGCACGCGCGTCACCGCGCCGTCGGCGACGATATCGAGCCGGGTGCCCTGGATCACGGGAACCGGGGTTGCGGGCAGCGTCTGCGCCTGTGCGCCCGCCGCAGTGCCCGCCAGCGCCGCCGCTGCCATCATCACCCTGAAACTCCTTGTCATATCGACTCCGTTACTGCCTGATCCGGGATTGTCCCGGCATTGCGCCCTGTTCCACCGCAGCGCCTGCACCGCGGCTGAATGAGCCTGACAGGCGACAGACAGAAAGGCCCGTTCAGTCGCCGGACATGTCAGCCGGCTCGCACGCGCATGAT encodes:
- a CDS encoding GlsB/YeaQ/YmgE family stress response membrane protein, with the protein product MNFILWLIIGGIIGWLASIVMRTDAQQGIVLNIVVGIVGAFLGGLVFTGGSINSAPLTVYSFLVSLVGAIILLAIVNLVRRGSVR
- a CDS encoding SIMPL domain-containing protein gives rise to the protein MMAAAALAGTAAGAQAQTLPATPVPVIQGTRLDIVADGAVTRVPDVATISAGVVSQAATAGAAMADNAKRMAGVVAALKKAGVADRDIQTSVLNLNPQYRYGENMPPVITGYQASNQVSVRFRDVKRSGAILDALVAQGANQINGPSFSVDQPEAALDEARTAAIRTARSRATLYAAAAGLKVKRILAISEQGGNYQPPMPMPVMAMRAEKAADTAVEAGEQKLSVSVTVSFELE